A stretch of Brassica rapa cultivar Chiifu-401-42 chromosome A08, CAAS_Brap_v3.01, whole genome shotgun sequence DNA encodes these proteins:
- the LOC103834821 gene encoding UPF0725 protein At5g63820 isoform X1, with product MTGLGDMEEEIGNGASLFNDHGRDDSDFQADGLDPPILYRSEWGDDPNYDIRLCGRIGLQCYNLQKGTNFKFKSWEICRDQMTSSDDSFITLEATDPATGSVLSFQTLLSDFGPRRSLGVRLLWINLASRIEPIRNERLDDNWDKNKLHDFYKGPMPKWFSDEALESNSRKYYVVIITSDHSWSFNFYIVTKKRLVSFIHTQVPESEMHDNDWLQLLMEVAFFSKTDRVSLILFFFCNLLSPK from the exons ATGACAGGTTTGGGGGATATGGAGGAGGAGATTGGGAACGGTGCATCGCTGTTTAATGATCATGGAAGAGATGATTCGGACTTCCAA GCTGATGGTCTGGATCCGCCTATATTATATAGGTCAGAATGGGGAGATGATCCTAACTATGATATCCGTCTCTGTGGTAGGATTGGACTCCAGTGCTACAATCTTCAGAAG ggaacaaactttaaatttaaaagcTGGGAGATTTGTAGGGATCAGATGACTTCATCCGACGACTCCTTCATAACTTTGGAGGCAACTGATCCGGCCACTGGCTCGGTCTTGTCTTTTCAGACGCTGTTAAGCGATTTTGGACCTCGCCGTTCATTGGGTGTCAGACTTTTGTGGATCAACTTAGCCTCCAGAATTGAACCTATAC GTAACGAGCGTCTGGATGATAATTGGGACAAGAACAAGCTACATGATTTCTACAAAGGTCCAATGCCCAAATGGTTTTCTGATGAGGCCTTGGAAAGTAACAGTAGAAAATATTACGTGGTAATAATAACATCAGATCATTCATGgagttttaacttttatattgtgacaaaaaaaaggttGGTATCATTCATTCATACGCAGGTGCCAGAATCAGAGATGCATGACAATGACTGGCTGCAACTTCTCATGGAAGTCGCCTTCTTCTCCAAAACAGATCGTGTAagtcttattcttttttttttttgcaatctgTTATCTCCCAAATAA
- the LOC103834821 gene encoding UPF0725 protein At5g63820 isoform X2, translating to MTGLGDMEEEIGNGASLFNDHGRDDSDFQADGLDPPILYRSEWGDDPNYDIRLCGRIGLQCYNLQKGTNFKFKSWEICRDQMTSSDDSFITLEATDPATGSVLSFQTLLSDFGPRRSLGVRLLWINLASRIEPIRNERLDDNWDKNKLHDFYKGPMPKWFSDEALESNSRKYYVVPESEMHDNDWLQLLMEVAFFSKTDRVSLILFFFCNLLSPK from the exons ATGACAGGTTTGGGGGATATGGAGGAGGAGATTGGGAACGGTGCATCGCTGTTTAATGATCATGGAAGAGATGATTCGGACTTCCAA GCTGATGGTCTGGATCCGCCTATATTATATAGGTCAGAATGGGGAGATGATCCTAACTATGATATCCGTCTCTGTGGTAGGATTGGACTCCAGTGCTACAATCTTCAGAAG ggaacaaactttaaatttaaaagcTGGGAGATTTGTAGGGATCAGATGACTTCATCCGACGACTCCTTCATAACTTTGGAGGCAACTGATCCGGCCACTGGCTCGGTCTTGTCTTTTCAGACGCTGTTAAGCGATTTTGGACCTCGCCGTTCATTGGGTGTCAGACTTTTGTGGATCAACTTAGCCTCCAGAATTGAACCTATAC GTAACGAGCGTCTGGATGATAATTGGGACAAGAACAAGCTACATGATTTCTACAAAGGTCCAATGCCCAAATGGTTTTCTGATGAGGCCTTGGAAAGTAACAGTAGAAAATATTACGTG GTGCCAGAATCAGAGATGCATGACAATGACTGGCTGCAACTTCTCATGGAAGTCGCCTTCTTCTCCAAAACAGATCGTGTAagtcttattcttttttttttttgcaatctgTTATCTCCCAAATAA
- the LOC103835525 gene encoding fatty acid desaturase 4, chloroplastic-like isoform X2: MAVSLQTKYPLRPITNNIPSTHRYSLLHVRVTCSATTTRNKPQAKLVVENRFMSPPLSNDPSLQSTWTHRLWVAAGCTTFFASLSKSIIGGVGSHLWLEPALAGYAGYILADLGSGVYHWAIDNYGDESTPIVGTQIEAFQGHHKWPWTITRRQFANNLHALARVITFTVLPLDLAFNDPVVHGFVSTFAFCIMFSQQFHAWAHGTKSKLPPLVVALQDMGVLVSRREHAEHHRAPYNNNYCIVSGAWNKVLDESKVFEALEMVF, encoded by the exons ATGGCTGTATCACTTCAAACCAAGTACCCTCTAAGACCCATCACCAACAACATTCCAAGTACGCACCGTTATTCACTTCTCCATGTTCGTGTCACGTGCTCTGCTACTACCACCAGGAACAAGCCTCAAGCTAAGCTTGTGGTTGAGAACCGTTTTATGAGTCCTCCTCTTTCCAACGACCCATCTCTCCAGTCAACATGGACTCATCGTTTATGGGTTGCAGCTGGTTGCACTACATTTTTTGCTTCTTTATCTAAATCTATCATTGGAGGGGTTGGTTCTCATCTCTGGCTCGAACCAGCTCTAGCCGGTTATGCAGGGTACATCCTGGCTGATCTAGGCTCTGGTGTGTACCACTGGGCCATTGATAACTACGGTGATGAGTCAACTCCTATAGTAGGAACCCAAATCGAAGCGTTTCAGGGTCACCACAAGTGGCCTTGGACAATCACTAGAAGACAATTTGCTAACAATCTACACGCTCTGGCTCGAGTCATAACCTTCACGGTGCTTCCACTAGACCTTGCATTTAATGACCCGGTGGTTCATGGCTTTGTGAGCACGTTTGCGTTTTGCATAATGTTTAGCCAGCAGTTCCATGCCTGGGCTCATGGAACCAAGAGCAAGCTTCCACCTCTCGTGGTGGCGTTGCAGGACATGGGAGTGCTTGTTTCACGGAGAGAGCACGCGGAACATCACCGGGCACCGTATAACAACAATTATTGCATAGTGAGTGGGGCTTGGAACAAAGTTTTGGATGAGAGTAAGGTCTTTGAGGCGTTAGAGATGGTGTT CTAA
- the LOC103835525 gene encoding fatty acid desaturase 4, chloroplastic-like isoform X1 yields MAVSLQTKYPLRPITNNIPSTHRYSLLHVRVTCSATTTRNKPQAKLVVENRFMSPPLSNDPSLQSTWTHRLWVAAGCTTFFASLSKSIIGGVGSHLWLEPALAGYAGYILADLGSGVYHWAIDNYGDESTPIVGTQIEAFQGHHKWPWTITRRQFANNLHALARVITFTVLPLDLAFNDPVVHGFVSTFAFCIMFSQQFHAWAHGTKSKLPPLVVALQDMGVLVSRREHAEHHRAPYNNNYCIVSGAWNKVLDESKVFEALEMVLYFKLGVRPRSWSEPNSEWTEEKDISNNHKV; encoded by the coding sequence ATGGCTGTATCACTTCAAACCAAGTACCCTCTAAGACCCATCACCAACAACATTCCAAGTACGCACCGTTATTCACTTCTCCATGTTCGTGTCACGTGCTCTGCTACTACCACCAGGAACAAGCCTCAAGCTAAGCTTGTGGTTGAGAACCGTTTTATGAGTCCTCCTCTTTCCAACGACCCATCTCTCCAGTCAACATGGACTCATCGTTTATGGGTTGCAGCTGGTTGCACTACATTTTTTGCTTCTTTATCTAAATCTATCATTGGAGGGGTTGGTTCTCATCTCTGGCTCGAACCAGCTCTAGCCGGTTATGCAGGGTACATCCTGGCTGATCTAGGCTCTGGTGTGTACCACTGGGCCATTGATAACTACGGTGATGAGTCAACTCCTATAGTAGGAACCCAAATCGAAGCGTTTCAGGGTCACCACAAGTGGCCTTGGACAATCACTAGAAGACAATTTGCTAACAATCTACACGCTCTGGCTCGAGTCATAACCTTCACGGTGCTTCCACTAGACCTTGCATTTAATGACCCGGTGGTTCATGGCTTTGTGAGCACGTTTGCGTTTTGCATAATGTTTAGCCAGCAGTTCCATGCCTGGGCTCATGGAACCAAGAGCAAGCTTCCACCTCTCGTGGTGGCGTTGCAGGACATGGGAGTGCTTGTTTCACGGAGAGAGCACGCGGAACATCACCGGGCACCGTATAACAACAATTATTGCATAGTGAGTGGGGCTTGGAACAAAGTTTTGGATGAGAGTAAGGTCTTTGAGGCGTTAGAGATGGTGTTGTATTTCAAGCTTGGGGTGAGACCGAGGTCATGGAGCGAGCCAAACTCTGAGTGGACAGAAGAAAAAGACATCTCCAACAACCACAAGGTTTAA
- the LOC103834822 gene encoding fatty acid desaturase 4, chloroplastic-like, producing MYSPTMAVPLQTKCTLSPITNNIPRSHCPSLLRARVTCSLIPAKKSHPNREKLVLEKRLVNPPPSNDPTLQSTLTHRLWVGAGCTTVFASFAKSIIGGFGSHILLEPALAGYAGYILADLGSGLYHWAIDNYGDESTPLVGTQIEAARGHHKWPWIITIRQFANNSHALARGITFTVLPLVLACNDPVVHGFVSMFAFCILFCQQCHAWAHERKSKLPPLVVAFQDMGLLLSRRQHVNHHRHHRTYMSYCIVSGVWNNVLDDNKIFEALEKVLYVQFGVKPRSWSDPNSE from the coding sequence ATGTACTCCCCTACAATGGCTGTACCTCTTCAAACGAAGTGCACTCTAAGTCCCATCACAAACAACATACCAAGAAGCCATTGTCCGTCGCTTCTCCGTGCACGTGTTACGTGCTCTCTTATCCCCGCCAAGAAGTCTCATCCTAACCGTGAGAAGCTCGTTCTTGAGAAACGCCTTGTGAACCCTCCTCCCTCCAACGACCCAACTCTACAATCTACACTGACCCACCGGTTATGGGTCGGAGCGGGTTGCACCACCGTGTTTGCCTCTTTTGCCAAGTCTATTATTGGAGGGTTTGGTTCTCATATCTTGCTCGAACCAGCTTTAGCCGGTTACGCAGGTTACATCTTAGCTGATCTTGGCTCTGGTCTATACCACTGGGCCATCGATAACTACGGTGATGAGTCAACGCCTCTCGTAGGAACCCAAATCGAAGCTGCACGAGGTCACCACAAATGGCCTTGGATAATCACCATACGTCAATTTGCAAATAATTCACACGCTCTGGCTCGTGGAATAACCTTTACGGTTCTTCCACTAGTTCTTGCATGTAATGACCCGGTGGTTCATGGCTTTGTGAGCATGTTTGCATTTTGCATATTGTTTTGCCAACAATGTCATGCTTGGGCTCATGAAAGAAAGAGTAAGCTTCCACCTCTTGTTGTGGCGTTTCAGGACATGGGGCTTCTCCTTTCACGAAGACAGCACGTGAATCATCACCGCCACCACCGTACGTATATGAGTTACTGCATAGTGAGTGGGGTATGGAACAATGTTTTGGATGACAATAAGATCTTTGAGGCATTAGAAAAGGTGTTATATGTCCAGTTCGGGGTGAAACCTAGGTCATGGAGCGACCCAAACTCCGAATGA